The window CGTGCAAGACGCGCTCGACGCGGGCGGCATCGGATCCCGCGGCGGAGATGATCAGTCCGGCTCGCTGCCACAGGTCGCCGACATCGGCTTCGGCCACGGAGACGTTGAATCGCTGGCGCACGCGCGTTTTGAGTGAGTTCATCACGGAGCGGCGATCTTTCAGCGACTGACTGAACGGCAGGTGCAATTCAATCGTCAAGACGGCAAGCGCGCACTTCAGGCCGATGTGTGCTCGAGTTTACGTTTGATTTCGACGATCTCGAAAACTTCGAGCGAATCGCCGACTTTGACTTCGAGATTCGTCTCAAGTCCGATTCCGCATTCCTGACCGGCGCGAACTTCTTTCACGTCATCTTTGAAGCGACGCAGCGACGCGAGCTTGCCGCGCCAGATTTCGCGTCCGTCGCGGATCAGGCGCACCTGACTGGCGCGCACGATCTTGCCGGAGACGACGTAGGACCCGGCAATCGTGCCGACCTTGGGGACGACGAAGGTTTGCCGGATTTCGACGAGGCCGACGACGTCTTCGCGGGTATCGGGAGCGAGCATGCCCTC is drawn from candidate division KSB1 bacterium and contains these coding sequences:
- a CDS encoding DUF503 domain-containing protein, which codes for MKCALAVLTIELHLPFSQSLKDRRSVMNSLKTRVRQRFNVSVAEADVGDLWQRAGLIISAAGSDAARVERVLHDVAGFVEQDERVHVMMPRMRFYE